A single genomic interval of Streptomyces sp. 1222.5 harbors:
- a CDS encoding TetR/AcrR family transcriptional regulator, with product MTDSKSPAGAEARSGRSGRGGKREALVRAAVRVFHEQGVEKTTLGDIARTAEVPLGNVYYYFKTKDQLVEAAVDAHSEQLDALTARLDELPDPAARLKALVAGWVDQRETAARFGCPFGTLATELDKRDDGLDVAAAEVMRALIDWVESQFARLGRADAAALAVELVAAYQGMSVLTNTLRDPGLMAAQGERLQSWIDGIAGG from the coding sequence GTGACTGACTCAAAATCTCCGGCGGGGGCCGAGGCGCGGTCGGGCCGGTCCGGCCGCGGCGGCAAGCGCGAGGCGCTGGTGCGGGCGGCCGTCCGGGTCTTCCACGAGCAGGGCGTGGAGAAGACCACTCTCGGCGACATCGCCCGCACGGCCGAGGTCCCGCTCGGCAACGTCTACTACTACTTCAAGACCAAGGACCAGCTGGTCGAGGCCGCCGTGGACGCCCACAGCGAGCAGCTCGACGCGCTCACGGCCCGTCTGGACGAGCTTCCCGATCCGGCCGCCAGGCTGAAGGCCCTGGTGGCCGGCTGGGTCGACCAGCGGGAGACGGCGGCGCGGTTCGGCTGTCCCTTCGGCACCCTCGCCACCGAACTCGACAAGCGGGACGACGGGCTGGATGTGGCCGCCGCCGAGGTCATGCGGGCACTGATCGACTGGGTGGAGTCCCAGTTCGCCCGGCTCGGCCGCGCGGACGCCGCCGCGCTCGCCGTCGAACTCGTCGCGGCCTACCAGGGCATGTCGGTCCTCACCAACACCCTGCGCGACCCCGGCTTGATGGCGGCCCAGGGGGAGCGGCTCCAGTCCTGGATCGACGGGATCGCGGGCGGGTAG
- a CDS encoding maleylpyruvate isomerase N-terminal domain-containing protein, with the protein MSTAHPTPPARTLRAAYEASAAVVAGLGDDESWLPTGCTGWAVRDLVFHCLQDAQRGLVALHTPADGDTDRDAVTYWRDWRPNTTGAANGRRWVRVNASMFLDFGQLRRLYLDTLAAAVHAADAADPARRVATQGHVLTAADLIDTLAVEATVHHLDMTVRLPSAPGPSAEGLAAVRAVLDGLLGRPAPPEWGDAHYARAGTGRAALTDAERAALGPAADRFPLFG; encoded by the coding sequence ATGAGCACAGCGCACCCCACACCTCCGGCGCGGACACTGCGGGCGGCCTACGAGGCCTCCGCCGCCGTGGTCGCGGGGCTCGGGGACGACGAGTCGTGGCTGCCGACCGGCTGTACGGGATGGGCCGTTCGGGATCTCGTCTTCCACTGCCTGCAGGACGCCCAGCGCGGGCTGGTGGCGCTGCACACGCCGGCGGACGGGGACACCGACCGGGACGCGGTGACGTACTGGCGGGACTGGCGGCCGAACACCACCGGGGCGGCGAACGGGCGGCGGTGGGTGCGGGTGAACGCGAGCATGTTCCTGGACTTCGGCCAGTTGCGGAGGCTGTATCTGGACACGCTGGCGGCGGCCGTGCACGCGGCGGACGCGGCCGATCCCGCGCGGCGCGTGGCCACCCAGGGGCACGTGCTGACCGCCGCGGACCTGATCGACACGCTCGCGGTGGAGGCGACCGTCCACCACCTCGACATGACCGTGCGGTTGCCCTCCGCCCCCGGACCCTCCGCCGAGGGGCTGGCCGCGGTGCGTGCCGTCCTGGACGGCCTGCTCGGCCGGCCCGCCCCGCCGGAATGGGGCGACGCGCACTACGCCCGCGCCGGTACCGGGCGGGCCGCCCTCACCGACGCCGAGCGCGCCGCCCTCGGTCCGGCGGCGGACCGGTTCCCGCTGTTCGGCTGA
- a CDS encoding ABC transporter permease, giving the protein MHLSRTARVALRIGAGLGFAVIYVPLLLVLVNSLNPDRSASWPPPGLTVRWWSVALHNSGARDALWVSVKAGLGATAIALVLGTLVAFAVARHRFFGRGTVSFVVVLPIALPGIVTGIALNSAFSTVLEPLGVGLGLFTVIVGHATFCIVVVFNNVVARLRRTAASYEEAAMDLGATSFRAFADVTFPLVRSALLAGGLLAFALSFDEIVVTTFTAGPGIETLPIWIFGNMTRPQQAPVVNVVAAVLVLLSVIPIYVAQRLSADTATASRV; this is encoded by the coding sequence ATGCATCTCAGCCGTACCGCGCGCGTCGCCCTGCGCATCGGCGCCGGGCTCGGTTTCGCGGTGATCTACGTCCCGCTCCTGCTCGTCCTCGTCAACTCCCTGAACCCGGACCGCAGCGCGAGCTGGCCGCCGCCGGGGCTCACCGTGCGCTGGTGGTCGGTGGCGCTGCACAACTCCGGTGCCCGCGACGCCCTGTGGGTCTCGGTGAAGGCGGGGCTGGGTGCCACCGCGATCGCGCTCGTCCTGGGCACGCTCGTGGCTTTCGCCGTCGCCCGCCACCGCTTCTTCGGCCGGGGCACCGTCTCCTTCGTCGTCGTGCTGCCGATCGCGCTGCCCGGCATCGTCACGGGCATCGCCCTCAACTCGGCCTTCAGCACGGTGCTGGAGCCCCTCGGAGTGGGTCTCGGGCTGTTCACGGTGATCGTCGGGCACGCCACGTTCTGTATCGTCGTGGTGTTCAACAACGTGGTGGCACGGCTGCGGCGCACGGCGGCCTCCTACGAGGAGGCGGCCATGGACCTCGGCGCGACCTCGTTCCGCGCGTTCGCCGACGTGACCTTCCCCCTGGTCCGCTCCGCCCTGCTGGCGGGCGGCCTGCTCGCCTTCGCCCTGTCCTTCGACGAGATCGTCGTCACGACCTTCACCGCGGGACCCGGCATCGAGACCCTCCCCATCTGGATCTTCGGCAACATGACCCGCCCGCAGCAGGCGCCGGTGGTGAACGTCGTGGCCGCCGTCCTGGTCCTGCTGTCGGTGATCCCGATCTACGTCGCCCAGCGTCTGTCCGCCGACACGGCGACGGCGAGCCGGGTATGA
- a CDS encoding YqjF family protein: MYVPELRADWLTQTSVHWAYSPDQVQRLLPDGLAVDTFGGSAWVSLTPFVMAGVRPPGFRAALRPFAETNLRTYVRGPDGRDGLWFLSLEVASPVMLAARAVGMPYHLGRLRLNRHAGALEYTGARRGGHPRYRLAVRPGEPIRPTRRDVWLTSRWRAYTRRCGVLWETPVEHAPWPLREAHVDVVEESLVRAAGLPAPTAVPLAHFSDGVRDVRLGVSHPVRPARGHPAGPRTPVAHPATGRERP, encoded by the coding sequence GTGTACGTTCCCGAGCTGCGGGCCGACTGGCTGACCCAGACGTCCGTGCACTGGGCCTACTCCCCCGACCAGGTCCAGCGCCTGCTGCCGGACGGACTCGCCGTGGACACGTTCGGCGGATCGGCGTGGGTGAGTCTCACGCCGTTCGTCATGGCCGGTGTGCGGCCACCGGGGTTCCGCGCCGCACTGCGCCCGTTCGCCGAGACCAACCTGCGCACCTATGTGCGCGGGCCCGACGGCCGGGACGGGCTGTGGTTCCTGTCCCTCGAGGTCGCCTCCCCGGTGATGCTGGCCGCCCGCGCGGTCGGGATGCCCTACCACCTGGGCCGCCTGCGGCTGAACCGGCACGCGGGGGCCCTGGAGTACACCGGTGCCCGGCGCGGCGGCCACCCCCGCTATCGCCTGGCCGTCCGCCCGGGCGAGCCGATCCGGCCCACCCGCCGGGACGTGTGGCTGACCTCGCGGTGGCGGGCGTACACCCGCAGGTGCGGTGTGCTGTGGGAGACGCCCGTCGAACACGCGCCCTGGCCTCTGCGCGAAGCGCACGTCGACGTCGTCGAGGAGTCCCTCGTCCGGGCGGCCGGGCTGCCCGCGCCCACGGCCGTACCGCTCGCGCACTTCTCCGACGGGGTGCGCGATGTGCGCCTGGGTGTCTCGCATCCGGTCCGGCCGGCCCGGGGGCACCCGGCCGGACCGAGGACACCCGTGGCGCACCCCGCGACAGGAAGGGAACGGCCGTGA
- a CDS encoding DMT family transporter produces MIELAAAFAVAGAASNAVGTAFQRKAASASSRGGLRLLVELVHRPFWVIGMAGVICAALFQSLALVNGPLALVQPLFILELPFALLVAAPLMHRRLPHSGWWGVGGCVAGLAVLLVAAAPHGATDHAPLVRWIPALCLCVGAMAAAVLLAGRGRPPARRAALLAAASAIGNAMTAALLKSASGTFADQGFTAFLRSWQTYGFALAGVASVLLLENALQAGPLAAAQPALTIGDAVVSLTLGIFLFAERIRTGWWLVPEAGGALLIVAGVLVLSKAVQRIVVLPAPAEERHMAT; encoded by the coding sequence GTGATCGAACTGGCCGCGGCGTTCGCCGTCGCGGGAGCGGCGAGCAACGCCGTGGGCACCGCGTTCCAGCGGAAGGCGGCCTCGGCCAGCAGCCGCGGTGGTCTGCGGCTGCTCGTGGAGCTGGTCCACCGGCCCTTCTGGGTGATCGGCATGGCCGGGGTCATCTGCGCCGCGCTCTTCCAGAGCCTGGCGCTGGTCAACGGCCCGCTCGCGCTGGTGCAGCCGCTGTTCATCCTGGAGCTGCCGTTCGCCCTGCTCGTCGCCGCCCCGCTGATGCACCGGCGCCTCCCCCACTCGGGCTGGTGGGGTGTCGGCGGCTGCGTGGCGGGCCTCGCCGTCCTGCTCGTCGCGGCCGCGCCGCACGGCGCGACCGACCACGCGCCGCTCGTCCGCTGGATCCCGGCCCTGTGCCTGTGTGTGGGCGCGATGGCGGCCGCCGTGCTCCTCGCCGGACGGGGGCGCCCGCCCGCTCGGCGTGCGGCACTACTGGCGGCCGCCTCCGCCATCGGCAACGCGATGACCGCCGCTCTCCTGAAATCGGCCAGCGGCACCTTCGCCGACCAGGGCTTCACGGCGTTCCTGCGGTCCTGGCAGACGTACGGCTTCGCGCTGGCCGGCGTCGCCTCCGTGCTCCTGCTGGAGAACGCCCTCCAGGCCGGTCCGCTCGCGGCCGCCCAGCCGGCGCTGACCATCGGCGACGCGGTGGTCAGCCTGACCCTGGGCATCTTTCTGTTCGCCGAGCGGATCCGCACCGGCTGGTGGCTCGTGCCGGAGGCCGGCGGCGCGCTGCTGATCGTCGCGGGCGTCCTGGTGCTGAGCAAGGCCGTCCAGCGCATCGTGGTGCTGCCGGCCCCGGCGGAGGAGCGGCACATGGCCACGTGA
- a CDS encoding FadR/GntR family transcriptional regulator: MRQHGIDGGARKAVFSPVDNRARVDAVVRRIGDAIELGLLADGEQLPGETELAGQLGVSTVTLREALMALRQQGLVTTRRGRGGGSFVSLPEVPADDRLKARLRGWSTEELRDLGDHWAALSGAAARLAAQRTEPEELDPLRRTAEDLAHAGDAGARSRLYGRFHVELAAAAQSARLTREQVALQSEVGALLCLVLADDAYREEVAERHRTVISAVQDGAHESAGTLAERCVRDAAARLVAVRLSL, encoded by the coding sequence GTGAGGCAGCACGGGATCGACGGCGGCGCCCGCAAGGCCGTCTTCAGCCCGGTGGACAACCGGGCCCGCGTGGACGCCGTCGTCCGCCGCATCGGCGACGCCATCGAGCTGGGCCTCCTGGCCGACGGCGAGCAGCTTCCGGGCGAGACCGAACTCGCCGGACAGCTCGGGGTCTCCACCGTGACCCTGCGCGAGGCGCTCATGGCCCTGCGGCAGCAGGGCCTCGTCACCACCCGCCGGGGCCGGGGCGGCGGCAGCTTCGTCTCCCTGCCCGAAGTCCCCGCCGACGACCGCCTCAAGGCACGGCTGCGCGGCTGGAGCACCGAGGAGCTGCGCGATCTGGGCGACCACTGGGCCGCCCTGTCCGGTGCCGCGGCCCGCCTCGCCGCCCAGCGCACCGAACCCGAGGAACTGGACCCCCTGCGCCGTACGGCCGAGGACCTGGCACACGCCGGGGACGCGGGCGCGCGCAGCCGGCTGTACGGCCGCTTCCACGTCGAACTCGCCGCGGCGGCCCAGTCCGCCCGGCTCACCCGTGAACAGGTCGCGCTGCAGAGCGAGGTGGGGGCGCTGCTCTGCCTCGTCCTCGCCGACGACGCATATCGTGAAGAAGTTGCGGAACGTCACCGCACCGTGATCTCCGCCGTGCAGGATGGGGCCCACGAATCGGCCGGCACGCTGGCCGAGCGGTGCGTCAGGGACGCCGCGGCGCGACTCGTCGCCGTACGCCTGTCCCTCTGA
- a CDS encoding CBS domain-containing protein, protein MTQAVREIMTCNPITVTPETPVCEVAVRMRDEDIGAVLVCAGDRLRGLVTDRDLTVRILADCGDVTGRTVAEACSSELVTVAPDDDVDRAVQLMRGKALRRLPVVEDGRVVGIVALGDVALEYDPESTLGHISAAVPTR, encoded by the coding sequence ATGACGCAGGCGGTCCGCGAGATCATGACCTGCAATCCGATCACGGTGACGCCGGAGACCCCGGTCTGCGAGGTCGCCGTCCGCATGCGCGACGAGGACATCGGCGCGGTCCTCGTCTGCGCGGGCGACCGGCTGCGCGGCCTGGTCACCGACCGCGACCTGACCGTGCGCATCCTCGCCGACTGCGGGGACGTCACCGGACGAACGGTGGCCGAGGCGTGCAGCAGCGAGCTGGTCACCGTCGCGCCGGACGACGACGTCGACCGTGCCGTGCAGCTCATGCGCGGCAAGGCGCTGCGCCGGCTGCCGGTGGTCGAGGACGGGAGGGTGGTCGGCATCGTCGCCCTGGGCGACGTCGCTCTGGAGTACGACCCCGAGTCCACGCTGGGCCACATCAGCGCGGCCGTACCCACGCGCTGA
- a CDS encoding DUF4190 domain-containing protein: MRLTAPPSRRTGRQDTEGMAVASFVLGLVGLLVLNIVLGPIAIVLAVIALRRDTPRRFRAWLGLGLGVADLVVLALLAAGQGTASWSVWGG, from the coding sequence ATGCGGCTGACCGCGCCACCCTCGCGCCGGACGGGCCGGCAGGACACCGAAGGCATGGCCGTGGCCTCCTTCGTCCTCGGCCTCGTCGGGCTGCTCGTCCTCAACATCGTTCTCGGCCCCATCGCCATCGTGCTGGCCGTCATCGCCCTGCGCCGGGACACCCCGCGCCGCTTCCGCGCCTGGCTGGGACTGGGGCTGGGCGTCGCCGACCTGGTCGTCCTCGCCCTCCTGGCGGCCGGACAGGGAACGGCGAGCTGGTCGGTGTGGGGCGGCTGA
- a CDS encoding ABC transporter ATP-binding protein: MEGIAIRLRDLRKSFGGTTAVAGVDLEIRDGEFFSMLGPSGSGKTTVLRLVAGFESPDQGRIELAGQEVTGLAPFERDVHTVFQDYALFPHMTVEQNVAYGLRIRKVPKAERLVRARKALAEVRLEGYGQRRPAQLSGGQRQRVALARALVGRPRVLLLDEPLGALDLKLREQMQVELKAIQREVGITFVFVTHDQEEALTMSDRIAVFDQGRIAQVGTPAEIYERPATPFVASFVGTSNLLEGESAHRIVGSPGTYNIRPEKIRVLKESAEADEPEHTTATGTVAEVVYLGDATRFLVDLDGGGRITALQQNLETSSEDVAAYRGTRVRLQWHRRHAVPLPS, translated from the coding sequence ATGGAGGGAATTGCGATCCGGCTGCGGGACCTGCGGAAGTCCTTCGGCGGGACGACCGCGGTGGCCGGGGTCGACCTGGAGATCCGGGACGGGGAGTTCTTCTCGATGCTCGGCCCGTCCGGCTCCGGGAAGACGACGGTCCTGCGGCTCGTCGCCGGGTTCGAGTCGCCCGACCAGGGCCGGATAGAACTCGCCGGACAGGAGGTCACCGGCCTCGCCCCGTTCGAACGGGACGTGCACACCGTCTTCCAGGACTACGCCCTCTTCCCGCACATGACGGTCGAGCAGAACGTCGCCTACGGACTCCGGATCCGCAAGGTGCCGAAGGCCGAACGCCTCGTCAGAGCCCGCAAGGCGCTCGCGGAGGTCCGCCTCGAGGGCTACGGCCAGCGGCGGCCCGCCCAGCTCTCCGGCGGGCAGCGCCAGCGCGTCGCGCTCGCCCGCGCCCTGGTCGGCCGGCCCCGCGTGCTGCTGCTGGACGAGCCGCTCGGCGCCCTCGACCTCAAGCTGCGCGAGCAGATGCAGGTCGAACTCAAGGCCATCCAGCGGGAGGTGGGGATCACCTTCGTCTTCGTCACCCACGACCAGGAGGAGGCCCTGACGATGAGCGACCGCATCGCCGTCTTCGACCAGGGCCGCATCGCCCAGGTCGGCACGCCCGCGGAGATCTACGAACGCCCGGCGACCCCGTTCGTCGCCTCCTTCGTCGGCACCTCCAACCTGCTGGAAGGCGAGAGCGCCCACCGGATCGTCGGCAGTCCCGGCACCTACAACATCCGGCCGGAGAAGATCCGCGTGCTGAAGGAGTCCGCCGAGGCGGACGAGCCGGAGCACACGACCGCCACCGGCACCGTCGCCGAGGTCGTCTACCTCGGCGACGCCACCCGCTTCCTGGTCGACCTCGACGGCGGCGGGCGGATCACCGCGCTGCAGCAGAACCTGGAGACCTCCTCCGAGGACGTCGCCGCCTATCGCGGCACCCGGGTCCGCCTGCAGTGGCACCGCCGGCACGCCGTCCCCCTGCCCTCCTGA
- a CDS encoding ABC transporter substrate-binding protein, protein MRPTRVSRAAAAAAALLLAAACGSSSGSGGSSATGLNPPDLKAPTKLGKTEGQVNLIAWAGYVEDGSNDPKVDWVSDFEKQTGCQVHSKVAASSDEMVKLMKTGQYDAVSASGDASLRLIASGDAAPVNTALVPNYKDVFSGLKNGAWNSVKGRMYGIPHGRGANLLMYNTEKVKPAPTSWSAVFDDAGRHKGHVTAYDSPIYIADAALYLKATKPELKIENPYALDQKQFDAAVALLEQQNADIGEYWSDYLKEVSAFKSGDSVVGTTWQVIAGLTASEGAKVKALVPKEGSTGWSDTWMVSAKAAHPNCAYKWLDWIVSPEVNAQVAEYFGEAPANSKACARTSDKHFCTVYHAADENYWKRIAFWNTPIEQCLDGRKDVRCVPYAKWVQAWTEIKG, encoded by the coding sequence GTGCGTCCCACCCGCGTCTCGCGTGCCGCCGCCGCGGCCGCCGCGCTGCTGCTCGCCGCCGCCTGCGGCTCCTCCTCCGGTTCCGGCGGGTCCTCCGCCACCGGGCTCAACCCGCCCGACCTCAAGGCCCCGACGAAGCTCGGGAAGACGGAGGGCCAGGTCAATCTGATCGCCTGGGCCGGCTACGTCGAGGACGGCTCGAACGACCCGAAGGTCGACTGGGTCAGCGACTTCGAGAAGCAGACAGGATGTCAGGTTCACTCCAAAGTCGCCGCCAGCTCGGACGAGATGGTCAAGCTGATGAAGACCGGCCAGTACGACGCCGTCTCCGCCTCCGGCGACGCCTCCCTGCGGCTGATCGCCTCCGGGGACGCGGCCCCGGTCAACACCGCCCTCGTCCCCAACTACAAGGACGTCTTCAGCGGGTTGAAGAACGGCGCCTGGAACTCCGTGAAGGGCCGCATGTACGGCATCCCGCACGGCCGGGGCGCCAACCTGCTGATGTACAACACCGAGAAGGTGAAGCCCGCGCCCACCTCCTGGTCCGCCGTGTTCGACGACGCCGGGCGTCACAAGGGACACGTCACCGCGTACGACTCGCCCATCTACATCGCCGACGCGGCCCTGTACCTGAAGGCCACCAAACCCGAGTTGAAGATCGAGAACCCCTACGCCCTCGACCAGAAGCAGTTCGACGCGGCCGTGGCCCTGCTCGAACAGCAGAACGCGGACATCGGCGAGTACTGGAGCGACTACCTCAAGGAGGTCTCCGCCTTCAAGAGCGGTGACTCGGTCGTCGGCACCACCTGGCAGGTCATCGCCGGCCTCACGGCCTCCGAGGGCGCCAAGGTCAAGGCGCTGGTGCCGAAGGAGGGTTCGACCGGCTGGTCCGACACCTGGATGGTCTCCGCGAAGGCCGCCCACCCCAACTGCGCCTACAAATGGCTCGACTGGATCGTCTCGCCCGAGGTCAACGCCCAGGTCGCCGAGTACTTCGGCGAGGCCCCGGCCAACTCCAAGGCGTGCGCGCGGACCAGCGACAAGCACTTCTGCACGGTCTACCACGCGGCCGACGAGAACTACTGGAAGCGGATCGCCTTCTGGAACACGCCCATCGAGCAGTGCCTCGACGGCCGCAAGGACGTCCGTTGCGTGCCGTACGCCAAGTGGGTGCAGGCCTGGACCGAGATCAAGGGCTGA
- a CDS encoding cache domain-containing protein, producing MGVSSGPATLGTDTETWVAEQVGGALEAVFDAVAATRADTAALLGRATTDGRRPISADLAALRPGLHLRLTREELVSGAGFVVAPGLLADVPAWLEWWQSNADGEVRPLVLDLDPGHSAYSDYTHWDWFALPRDTGRRAVAGPYVDYLCSDEYSLTLSEPVCVQGRFAGVAAADVYLRHFEAAVLPLLRRLGRPARLVNARGRVAASTDPAHLAGSLTKGPDFGELLAEGRPGTYDGMRLVPCRGIPLVLVLA from the coding sequence ATGGGCGTCAGCTCCGGGCCGGCCACCCTCGGCACGGACACCGAGACGTGGGTGGCCGAACAGGTGGGCGGTGCGCTGGAGGCGGTCTTCGACGCGGTCGCGGCGACCCGCGCGGACACGGCGGCCCTGCTCGGCCGGGCGACCACCGACGGCCGCCGCCCCATCAGCGCCGACCTCGCCGCCCTCCGCCCGGGACTGCACCTGCGCCTGACCCGCGAGGAACTCGTCTCCGGCGCCGGATTCGTCGTCGCGCCGGGCCTGTTGGCCGACGTGCCCGCCTGGCTCGAGTGGTGGCAGTCGAACGCCGACGGCGAGGTGCGCCCGCTCGTCCTGGACCTCGACCCGGGCCACTCCGCGTACTCCGACTACACCCACTGGGACTGGTTCGCGCTGCCCCGCGACACCGGCCGCCGGGCCGTGGCCGGACCGTACGTCGACTACCTCTGCTCCGACGAGTACAGCCTCACCCTGTCCGAACCGGTGTGCGTCCAGGGACGGTTCGCCGGAGTGGCCGCGGCCGACGTCTACCTGCGGCACTTCGAGGCCGCCGTCCTGCCCCTGCTGCGGCGCCTGGGCCGCCCCGCCCGCCTGGTCAACGCCCGCGGCCGGGTCGCCGCCTCCACCGACCCCGCCCATCTGGCCGGCTCCCTCACCAAGGGTCCCGACTTCGGCGAACTCCTCGCCGAGGGGCGGCCCGGCACGTACGACGGCATGCGCCTGGTGCCGTGCCGTGGGATCCCCCTGGTGCTCGTCCTGGCGTGA
- a CDS encoding ABC transporter permease, whose protein sequence is MTTEVTTAAGRGTVRRLAGTLHRRPRLRLTLLLTAPLLWLAVLYLGSLAVLFVSAFWTTDSFTSQVVKVWSTDNFHELFTTPVFRQVILRSVGVALAVTALCALIAFPVAFYTARVARPRLHPLLVVAVLTPLWASYLVKVYAWRLILSEGGLADWMLAPLGLSGPGFGLPATILTLTYLWLPYMILPIHTALEQLPANLLDASADLGARAGRTFRSVVLPMVLPSVAAGSVFTFSLSLGDYITVQIVGGKTQLIGNLVYSNIELNLPMAAALGTVPVVVIVVYLLAIRRTGALNSL, encoded by the coding sequence GTGACGACCGAAGTGACGACCGCCGCCGGCCGGGGAACCGTCCGGCGGCTCGCCGGAACGCTCCACCGCAGGCCCCGGCTGCGGCTGACCCTCCTGCTCACCGCGCCGCTGCTGTGGCTGGCCGTGCTCTACCTCGGCTCCCTGGCGGTCCTGTTCGTCTCGGCGTTCTGGACGACCGACTCCTTCACCTCGCAGGTGGTCAAGGTCTGGTCGACGGACAACTTCCACGAGCTGTTCACCACCCCGGTCTTCCGTCAGGTGATCCTGCGCAGTGTGGGCGTCGCGCTCGCGGTGACCGCGTTGTGCGCCCTCATCGCCTTCCCGGTCGCCTTCTACACGGCCCGCGTGGCCCGGCCGCGCCTGCACCCCCTGCTCGTGGTGGCCGTCCTCACCCCGCTGTGGGCGAGTTACCTGGTCAAGGTGTACGCGTGGCGGCTGATCCTGTCCGAGGGCGGGCTCGCCGACTGGATGCTGGCCCCGCTCGGACTGAGCGGTCCCGGCTTCGGACTGCCGGCGACAATCCTCACGCTGACCTACCTGTGGCTGCCGTACATGATCCTGCCGATCCACACCGCCCTGGAGCAGCTCCCGGCCAATCTGCTCGACGCGTCGGCCGACCTCGGGGCGCGGGCCGGGCGGACCTTTCGGTCGGTGGTTTTGCCGATGGTGCTGCCCTCGGTGGCGGCCGGCTCGGTCTTCACCTTCTCGCTCAGCCTCGGTGACTACATCACCGTGCAGATCGTCGGCGGCAAGACGCAGCTGATCGGCAACCTCGTGTACTCCAACATCGAGCTGAACCTGCCCATGGCCGCCGCGCTGGGCACCGTACCCGTGGTCGTGATCGTCGTGTACCTGCTGGCGATCCGCCGCACGGGCGCCCTGAACAGCCTGTAG